One genomic region from Equus asinus isolate D_3611 breed Donkey chromosome 10, EquAss-T2T_v2, whole genome shotgun sequence encodes:
- the TAL2 gene encoding T-cell acute lymphocytic leukemia protein 2, whose protein sequence is MTRKIFTNTRERCRQQNVNSAFAKLRKLIPTHPPDKKLSKNETLRLAMRYINFLVKVLREQSLQPTAVAAQGNILGLFHQGPHLPDRTLLSDYQVPLPGPSHHIP, encoded by the coding sequence ATGACCAGGAAGATCTTCACAAACACCAGGGAGCGGTGCAGACAGCAGAATGTCAACAGTGCCTTTGCCAAGTTGAGGAAGCTCATCCCCACTCACCCTCCAGACAAAAAGCTGAGCAAAAATGAAACACTTCGCCTGGCGATGAGGTATATCAACTTCTTGGTCAAGGTCTTGCGAGAGCAAAGCCTGCAGCCAACGGCCGTGGCCGCTCAGGGAAACATTCTGGGACTCTTCCACCAAGGaccccacctgccagacaggacGCTTCTCAGTGACTACCAGGTTCCTTTACCTGGCCCAAGCCACCACATTCCGTAG